One Streptomyces sp. RPA4-2 genomic window carries:
- the tatA gene encoding Sec-independent protein translocase subunit TatA, translating into MFGRLGAPEIILILLVVVLLFGAKRLPDMARSFGQSLRILKSETKAMQKDDSDEPSTAHTAAALQTASQNRQTARAAAEAETSPNR; encoded by the coding sequence ATGTTCGGCAGGCTCGGAGCACCCGAGATCATCCTCATCCTCCTCGTCGTCGTCCTCCTGTTCGGTGCCAAGCGGCTCCCCGACATGGCCCGTTCCTTCGGGCAGTCACTGCGGATCCTCAAGAGCGAGACCAAGGCCATGCAGAAGGACGACTCCGACGAACCATCGACCGCGCACACCGCCGCAGCCCTCCAGACCGCGTCCCAGAACCGGCAAACGGCAAGAGCGGCGGCCGAGGCAGAAACCTCCCCCAACCGCTGA
- the tatC gene encoding twin-arginine translocase subunit TatC encodes MTPQPAHDAAHMPLGQHLRELRNRLLKAVGAILLVTVAAALFYKQLIGFLIDPLPGCAPGRLAGADTAGHCGVISLNGLLSPFTLALKVSITVGVVAASPVWLYQLWAFLAPGLHRHEKKYTLAFLGAGIPLFLTGAAMAYWSLPTTARVLISFTPDNATNLLPVDDFLDLATRMVLVFGLSFELPVLLVLLNLAGVISARRMAGWWRAMLMGITAFAALATPSTDPLSMLLLATPISLLYLAACAIAWCNDRRRHRTGPTGPGAIADTEASHLELTPARLDTAGDLTVSRL; translated from the coding sequence ATGACGCCCCAACCAGCCCACGACGCCGCACACATGCCCCTGGGGCAGCACCTGCGCGAGCTGCGCAACCGCCTGCTCAAGGCCGTCGGGGCCATCCTGCTCGTCACCGTGGCCGCAGCCCTGTTCTACAAGCAGCTCATCGGATTCCTCATCGACCCCCTGCCCGGCTGCGCCCCGGGCCGACTGGCCGGCGCGGACACCGCGGGGCACTGCGGGGTGATCTCCCTCAACGGACTCCTCTCACCCTTCACCCTGGCACTGAAGGTGTCGATCACCGTGGGCGTCGTCGCCGCCAGCCCGGTGTGGCTCTACCAGCTGTGGGCATTCCTCGCACCAGGACTGCACCGCCACGAGAAGAAGTACACCCTGGCCTTCCTCGGCGCCGGCATCCCGCTGTTCCTGACCGGCGCCGCCATGGCGTACTGGAGTCTGCCGACCACGGCACGGGTACTGATCTCCTTCACCCCGGACAACGCCACCAACCTCCTGCCCGTCGACGACTTCCTCGACCTCGCCACCCGCATGGTCCTCGTCTTCGGCCTCTCCTTCGAACTCCCCGTCCTCCTCGTGCTGCTGAACCTCGCCGGCGTGATCAGCGCACGCAGGATGGCCGGCTGGTGGCGCGCCATGCTCATGGGCATCACCGCCTTCGCCGCCCTCGCCACCCCCAGCACCGACCCGCTCAGCATGCTGCTGCTCGCCACCCCCATCAGCCTGCTCTACCTGGCGGCCTGCGCGATCGCCTGGTGCAACGACCGCCGCCGGCACCGCACCGGCCCCACCGGTCCGGGCGCGATCGCGGACACCGAGGCATCGCACCTCGAGCTCACCCCGGCCCGCCTCGACACCGCCGGCGACCTCACCGTCAGTCGGCTCTGA